In the Helianthus annuus cultivar XRQ/B chromosome 11, HanXRQr2.0-SUNRISE, whole genome shotgun sequence genome, one interval contains:
- the LOC110869729 gene encoding extensin-like — MKLMENPMIQEYKSHENIMEYQRVIMPPRFLRGRGKGPVTGHDHEAGPSHRRTPSITMSTSPQEPWRLYVEPERRSVSLSSSPSYQHSFGPQPENEPNDQPPAFIPLQRSNSHHSFGDPTPVFQSRFNPANLLPEPVGFNPLGPEDHFSGENDMDEDTDPVEPASGTPNHPIEISDGSSFHGSPYRGPDSFMEKFNQYDCHYPPLQEEEDPQMGGPTSPIPDVNSVPVVPPLGFDNPIPAYAGSAAYNPFEQPAHTHYNYNYNYGYAEVDPYQVARDYNALHPEGPYGGPWTTGYPTYGYQHQPPPPPVYQPPQPQIQQEVLERLNQVEQEVREDRRERQGFFKGLSDLLKGKSKRRGH; from the exons ATGAAACTTATGGAAAATCCCATGATTCAAGAATACAAATCTCATGAAAATATTATGGAGTATCAAAGG GTCATCATGCCACCAAGATTCCTTCGCGGTAGAGGCAAGGGACCCGTGACAGGTcatgatcacgaagccgggccttcgcaccggcgaacCCCATCCATTACTATGAGCACCAGCCCGCAAGAGCCATGGAGACTCTATGTTGAACCCGAGAGGCGGTCAGTTTCCCTCAGCTCGTCACCTTCTTACCAacactcctttgggccccaaCCGGAGAATGAGCCCAACGACCAACCACCAGCCTTTATACCtctgcagagatccaactctcaccactcctttggtgacccaacaCCCGTTTTCCAAAGCCGATTTAACCCGGCTAACCTTCTgccagaacccgtgggttttaacccacttggaccggaagaccacttttCAGGGGAAAACGacatggatgaggatactgaCCCCGTGGAACCTGCATCAGGAACGCCGAATCATCCCATTgagatctcagatgggtcatCATTCCATGGATCGCCATACCGCGGACCGGACAGTTTTATGGAGAAATTCAATCAGTatgattg CCATTAcccgccacttcaggaggaagaggaCCCGCAGATGGGTGGTCCAACAAGCCCTATACCAGATGTCAACTCAGTACCTGTGGTACCACCTTTGGGTTTCGATAACCCGATTCCTGCGTATGCTGGGTCAGCAGCGTACAACCCATTCGAGCAGCCGGCGCAcacccactacaactacaactacaactacggTTATGCGGAGGTAGATCCGTATCAAGTAGCTCGGGATTACAATGCCCTTCACCCTGAAGGACCATACGGAGGGCCATGGACTACTGGttacccgacttatgggtaccagcatcaGCCACCTCCTCCACCGGTGTATCAGCCGCCACAGCCACAGATTCAGCAGGAAGTTCTTGAAAGGCTGAACCAAGTCGAACAGGAGGTTCGTGAAGACCGTAGAGAGCGGCAAGGTTTCTTCAAAGGGCTGTCAGACTTGCTTAAGGGGAAGTCGAAGAGGAGGGGTCATTGA